From Leishmania mexicana MHOM/GT/2001/U1103 complete genome, chromosome 9, a single genomic window includes:
- a CDS encoding N-acetylglucosaminyl-phosphatidylinositol deacetylase, which produces MHSITVVCISVVLALLLLLWMKVSNLAGASVRSDVLFVFAHPDDEAMFFTPLLHSLRAQRVTVHFLCLSNGNYAGMGKEREKELYASGAFFGVQRRNIRVVDHADLQDGMCNIWSPLLIRREIESYMQKAGNISTIVTFDKYGVSGHPNHIAVHNGVRELKENMPPGLLHLQLRTRNLLLKYVGLLAVLPYALWSSTCVSRTSFVAVIPPASAWESMAAMRKHAGQLVWFRYLFVIFSSYTYVNEIEEL; this is translated from the coding sequence ATGCATAGTATCACAGTTGTGTGCATCAGcgtggtgctggcgctgcttctgctgctgtggatgAAGGTATCGAACCTTGCCGGGGCGTCTGTTCGCAGTGACGTTCTGTTTGTGTTTGCGCACCCGGATGACGAGGCAATGTTTTTCACGCCACTCCTGCATTCCCTGCGGGCACAGCGGGTCACAGTGCATTTCCTGTGCCTGTCCAACGGTAACTACGCTGGGATGGGAAAGGAGCGTGAGAAGGAGCTCTACGCCAGTGGCGCTTTCTtcggggtgcagcggcgtAACATTCGAGTCGTCGACCACGCCGACTTGCAAGACGGAATGTGTAATATCTGGAGCCCGTTACTTATTCGCAGGGAGATCGAGTCGTACATGCAGAAAGCGGGCAACATCAGCACCATTGTTACATTTGACAAATACGGTGTCTCTGGCCATCCTAACCACATCGCCGTTCACAATGGCGTGCGGGAGCTCAAGGAGAACATGCCTCCAGGGCTCCTCCACCTGCAACTCAGAACACGGAATCTGCTGTTGAAGTACGTTGGACTGCTGGCGGTTCTTCCTTATGCCCTGTGGTCATCCACATGCGTTAGTCGCACCAGCTTTGTCGCTGTCATTCCACCCGCATCCGCCTGGGAGAGCATGGCCGCGATGCGCAAGCACGCCGGTCAGCTTGTCTGGTTTCGCTATTTGTTTGTCATTTTCTCTTCGTACACGTACGTGAATGAGATCGAAGAGCTCTAG
- a CDS encoding putative endonuclease III, producing MNKRSFTPPSNWGQLFARLEDYRKHLKAPVDTMGCHRLRDENAPKEVQRFHTLVALMLSAQTKDVVTAAAMDALIKRGLTAQSVHAMTERELDKHICKVGFHNTKARNIKEVAAILMKDYDGKVPREYAEVIALPGVGPKMANLFFQDADHRVIGIGVDTHVHRISQRYRWVPSTVKTPEDTRKALESWLPLEHWGTINSLMVGLGQTVCTPLRPKCDICELSGICPNAFKETQQKRLRAKGLLVEKEEPVSHKKRRK from the coding sequence ATGAATAAACGCTCCTTTACCCCGCCGTCGAATTGGGGGCAGCTTTTCGCGCGCCTGGAGGATTATCGAAAACACTTAAAGGCCCCGGTGGACACGATGgggtgccaccgcctccgcgacgAGAATGCACCAAAGGAAGTTCAGCGCTTCCACACCTTAGTGGCGCTCATGCTCAGTGCACAGACAAAGGATGTCGTGACCGCGGCTGCGATGGATGCGCTCATCAAGCGCGGACTGACTGCGCAGTCGGTTCATGCGATGACAGAGAGAGAATTGGATAAGCACATCTGCAAAGTCGGGTTTCACAATACGAAGGCGAGGAACATCAAGGAAGTCGCTGCGATTCTCATGAAAGACTACGATGGAAAGGTACCGCGAGAGTATGCGGAGGTGATTGCACTGCCCGGCGTCGGCCCCAAGATGGCAAACCTGTTTTTCCAAGACGCCGATCACCGCGTTATCGGCATTGGCGTCGATACACATGTGCACCGAATCTCGCAGCGTTACCGGTGGGTACCAAGCACTGTGAAGACACCGGAGGACACGCGCAAGGCGCTGGAGTCGTGGTTGCCTCTGGAACATTGGGGAACCATTAATTCTCTCATGGTGGGTCTCGGCCAAACAGTATGCACCCCACTCCGCCCGAAGTGTGACATCTGTGAACTTAGCGGCATTTGCCCAAACGCGTTCAAGGAGACACAGCAGAAGCGCCTCCGCGCAAAAGGGCTCCTGGTGGAGAAAGAGGAGCCTGTGTCGCACAAAAAGCGGAGAAAATGA
- a CDS encoding putative RNA-binding protein 5: MSYPSPFTRNVYIASLPEDYSEKDLLDLFSPFGRVISCTVKYDKETGRCKGYGFVLFENEQDALNAVIALQGHSIQSTRVQVRLARPEASAKKMYPVMMQQQLMSACMPYQPVYVMYVPSPMYSPMSLVQG, from the coding sequence ATGTCTTACCCGTCTCCGTTCACTCGCAATGTGTACATTGCCAGCCTGCCAGAGGACTACTCCGAGAAGGATCTACTGGatctcttctctccctttgGCCGCGTCATCTCCTGTACAGTGAAGTACGACAAGGAAACTGGACGGTGCAAGGGGTACGGCTTCGTCTTATTTGAAAATGAACAGGATGCGTTGAACGCCGTGATCGCGCTCCAGGGTCACTCCATCCAGAGCACACGCGTCCAGGTGCGTTTGGCTCGTCCGGAGGCTTCGGCAAAGAAGATGTATCCGGTgatgatgcagcagcagctgatgaGTGCGTGCATGCCGTACCAGCCGGTGTACGTCATGTACGTGCCGTCGCCCATGTACAGCCCGATGTCGTTGGTGCAGGGTTGA
- a CDS encoding putative RNA helicase translates to MPSEILQRLYEGLGFPRDLVTQYLADLAQTVEVPSFSDVTELLDEAGPFQSFLVHSCFELFNCMTWFSREESNDKVSPEEGDAILENEIGTIESLFSDSFLGRKHFDDDTNDRELYFGFRTAYEKQLLVVVRFPDYYPTETPVIYVQPLRRSSPESLPSLVVAPSCTKDISAVDRRAIMDAAVQAINGFVGGGCLMALISAIHGAVSSMEEVQPASSTPPLNRDAGAKERSAVQQQRKAFLGALTGNSAADKKATEESAEDEEDRFIQVSMPERVELATVDATKVDRETQRRDFLASDAALDVTLKSSWEKLKTEGSLRKARDSLPAHNVRETLRAALQKHNTVVIGGETGSGKTTQIPQFLYEFMCEEGHGSSANIVCTQPRRLAATSVALRVAEERDEAAGGTVGYSIRLENCVSKKTQITYCTTGIVLRRLQTDKYLGRVSHVVVDEIHERGVDTDFLLILLRDLVRRRQDLKVVLMSATMDSELFARYFDGAPVISIAGRTFPVKVMHLEQIIPEVNYTLEEGSPFEKISGDKETRRRNTRKNVLNLDLEDVEEDVEREKTQHRLAQVVRASPKTLDTLARMNYDVINYELTEYIVEYIDTALRVPGAVLVFLPGMAEIQRCLEQLKLNPRLAKSCLFYNLHSSLGSSEQQGVFRRPPAGKRKVILGTNIMETSITIDDAVYVIDTGKAKENRYNARKSLSELVTVNISKANCRQRQGRAGRVQEGFCFRLFTEAQFEAFDDHQLCEMHRVPLESLILQIYALHLGDEVEYLQKALTPPEERAIHSSVKVLTTLGALTAEKRLTSLGQHLANLPLDVRVGKMIIHGALLQCIDPVLTIAACLATRSPFIASVDFRTEVENMRRAFAGETLSDQLSSWFAYNKWASVLQQKGTAAARKVCEDYFLSPATLKQIESTKRQYERYLYEAGFLDNAPSSHVPPSKFIFPPFTTLDDRVFEAGGQHFNENSTSTRCILACLVAGLYPNVAQMRMPRGHRSVGGGSYGGRHTVKFATFDGSECLVHPSSVAGKETAFSSPLLVYVDKVKTSATFLREVSVVAPLHVILFGSGNLEYLAKYEELCVDEMTGFKCRQDDATLLTHLKTQLDSALTQKINDPSKTWESISSVVVRAIVKLLKEDGGRAGGLTIIDRRQPREPLTEPLIPEAAAVQSAVPEDQPFKTNKSCFLCGETGHVSRYCPHNSTHHKGGPPVRCFICGQWHFPQDCTLVKALKR, encoded by the coding sequence ATGCCCTCTGAAATCCTGCAACGGCTTTATGAGGGCTTGGGTTTTCCGCGAGACCTTGTCACGCAGTACCTGGCGGACCTCGCTCAGACGGTTGAGGTGCCGTCATTTAGCGATGTAACGGAGCTGCTGGATGAGGCCGGGCCTTTTCAGTCGTTTCTAGTTCACAGCTGCTTTGAACTTTTCAACTGCATGACCTGGTTCTCGCGTGAGGAGAGCAACGACAAGGTGAGCCCCGAGGAAGGCGATGCGATTCTAGAGAACGAGATTGGCACGATTGAGAGTCTCTTCAGCGACAGTTTTCTTGGTCGAAAGCACTTTGACGATGACACAAACGACCGCGAACTGTACTTCGGCTTTCGCACCGCTTATGAAAAGCAGTTGCTCGTAGTCGTACGCTTCCCGGACTATTATCCGACAGAGACGCCGGTCATTTACGTGCAACCGCTCCGCAGAAGCTCACCCGAGTCGCTGCCAAGTCTTGtcgtggcgccgtcgtgcacgAAAGACATTTCGGCCGTCGACAGACGCGCCATCATGGATGCAGCCGTGCAGGCGATTAATGGGTTTGTGGGTGGCGGGTGTCTGATGGCACTTATCTCCGCCATTCACGGCGCGGTGTCATCAATGGAGGAAGTGCAACCGGcctcgtcgacgccgccgctgaatAGGGACGCGGGAGCAAAGGAACGGtctgcggtgcagcagcagcgcaaggcgtTCCTTGGCGCTCTCACCGGCAACAGTGCGGCCGACAAAAAGGCCACCGAGGAGTCcgcagaggacgaggaggatcGCTTCATTCAGGTCTCGATGCCGGAGAGGGTCGAGTTGGCGACCGTTGACGCCACCAAGGTTGATCgggagacgcagcgccgcgactTCTTAGCGTCCGATGCCGCCCTCGACGTGACTCTCAAGTCCTCGTGGGAAAAACTGAAGACAGAGGGTTCTCTGCGCAAGGCGCGCGACTCGCTCCCGGCACACAACGTACGTGAAACGCTGCGGGCGGCCTTACAGAAGCACAACACCGTCGTTATTGGTGGTGAGACGGGTAGCGGTAAAACAACTCAGATTCCACAATTCCTATACGAGTTCATGTGCGAGGAAGGACATGGCAGCTCGGCTAATATTGTGTGCACCCAGCCTCGTCGTCTTGCTGCCACCTCCGTCGCTCTGCGCGTCGCCGAAGAGCGCGACGAAGCGGCTGGTGGCACAGTCGGCTACTCGATTCGCCTAGAGAACTGTGTATCCAAGAAGACGCAGATCACCTACTGCACCACAGGTATtgtgctgcgacggctgcaAACAGACAAGTACCTTGGTCGTGTAAGCCATGTGGTCGTGGATGAAATTCACGAGCGGGGCGTGGATACGGACTTCCTGCTTATCCTGCTACGCGATCTggtgcggcgacgacagGATCTCAAGGTGGTGCTGATGAGTGCCACGATGGACTCGGAGTTGTTTGCACGGTACTTCGATGGTGCCCCGGTCATCTCCATCGCAGGACGCACGTTTCCAGTAAAGGTGATGCACTTGGAGCAAATCATCCCCGAGGTCAACTACACCCTTGAGGAGGGATCGCCGTTCGAGAAGATTAGCGGAGACAAGGAGACGCGACGGCGCAACACGCGCAAGAATGTGCTGAACCTCGACTTGgaggacgtggaggaggacgtggagCGGGAGAAGACGCAGCATAGGCTCGCACAGGTGGTGAGGGCGTCGCCTAAGACACTCGACACACTTGCACGCATGAACTATGACGTGATCAACTATGAGCTGACCGAGTACATTGTGGAATACATCGACACCGCGCTGCGTGTGCCAGGCGCAGTGCTGGTGTTTCTCCCTGGCATGGCCGAAATTCAGCGATGCCTCGAACAGCTGAAGCTCAACCCCCGCCTCGCCAAGTCGTGCCTCTTCTACAACCTGCACAGTTCGCTCGGGTCGTCGGAGCAGCAAGGAGTGTTTCGGCGGCCACCAGCCGGTAAGCGAAAGGTGATTCTGGGCACCAACATAATGGAAACCTCCATCACCATCGACGACGCTGTCTACGTCATCGACACCGGAAAGGCAAAGGAGAACCGCTACAATGCCCGCAAAAGCTTGTCTGAGCTTGTCACGGTGAACATCTCCAAGGCAAACTGCCGCCAACGACAGGGTCGAGCGGGCCGTGTGCAGGAGGGCTTCTGCTTTCGCCTTTTCACCGAGGCGCAGTTCGAAGCCTTTGACGATCACCAGCTCTGCGAGATGCACCGCGTGCCGCTGGAGAGCCTCATTTTGCAGATTTACGCCCTGCACCTAGGCGACGAGGTCGAGTACTTGCAGAAGGCGCTGACCCCTCCCGAGGAACGCGCGATTCACAGCAGCGTCAAAGTACTGACGACGCTTGGCGCGCTGACCGCGGAAAAGCGACTCACCTCTCTCGGACAGCACCTCGCCAACCTACCTCttgatgtgcgtgtgggcaaAATGATCATCCACGGTGCGTTGCTGCAGTGCATCGATCCTGTGCTCACCATTGCCGCCTGCCTCGCCACGAGGTCGCCCTTCATTGCATCGGTGGATTTTCGCACCGAGGTGGAGAATATGCGGCGCGCGTTCGCCGGAGAGACGCTCTCGGATCAGCTCTCCTCGTGGTTCGCCTACAACAAATGGGCGTCGGTCCTGCAACAGAAGggtaccgccgccgcacgcaaGGTGTGCGAGGACTACTTCTTGTCACCCGCCACACTGAAGCAGATTGAGTCTACGAAGCGCCAGTATGAGCGCTACCTGTACGAGGCTGGCTTCCTAGACAACGCACCGAGCTCGCATGTGCCACCCTCCAAGTTCATCTTCCCACCCTTCACAACATTAGACGATCGCGTATTTGAGGCGGGAGGACAGCACTTCAACGAGAACTCCACCAGTACACGCTGCATCTTGGCGTGCCTGGTCGCTGGACTGTACCCCAATGTCGCTCAGATGCGGATGCCGCGCGGGCATcgcagcgtcggcggcggcagttACGGGGGACGACACACTGTGAAGTTTGCCACCTTTGACGGGTCGGAGTGTCTGGTGCACCCCTCTAGTGTGGCGGGCAAGGAAACGGCGTTttcgtcgccgctgctcgtgTACGTGGACAAGGTGAAGACGTCGGCAACGTTCTTGCGGGAGGTGTCGGTGGTGGCACCGCTACACGTAATCCTGTTCGGCAGCGGCAATCTAGAATACCTTGCAAAGTACGAGGAGCTCTGCGTGGACGAGATGACGGGATTTAAGTGCCGCCAGGACGATGCGACGTTGCTGACGCATCTGAAAACACAGCTCGACTCCGCTCTGACGCAGAAGATTAACGACCCGTCGAAAACATGGGAGTCGATCAGCAGTGTGGTGGTCCGCGCCATCGTGAAGCTCCTCAAAGAGGACGGTGGGCGCGCTGGCGGGCTCACAATTATCGATCGCCGTCAGCCGCGGGAGCCGTTGACCGAGCCGCTTATaccggaggcggcggcggtccaATCCGCCGTTCCCGAGGACCAGCCCTTCAAGACGAACAAGTCTTGTTTTTTGTGTGGCGAAACCGGGCACGTGTCACGGTACTGTCCGCACAACAGCACGCATCACAAGGGTGGCCCCCCGGTTCGCTGCTTCATTTGCGGCCAGTGGCACTTTCCCCAGGATTGCACACTGGTGAAGGCACTGAAGCGGTAG
- a CDS encoding RNA-binding protein 5-like protein produces the protein MMHPQPVAQSLNDDTLKQSRNVYVASLPLSFDDQQLQDLFSPYGRIVSARIMRAKKSHASKGYGFVMFREASSAEKAIEGLHGRVVDGSRIQVRRANADASMTFSKVLHTPVGPRSTPSTQSNSATSVLQYTIPDAPAQHVMYSAALPQAATGLYAAQPSTSSYAIIAPRTFQGQNPTPLSINPSYGAIMNSHVLQEQNGGISAAYFSHMQPHQVSVQAVQQQQPVYVVLLPNGQHIVQPNQFSM, from the coding sequence ATGATGCACCCGCAGCCCGTCGCGCAGTCTCTCAATGACGACACGTTGAAGCAGAGTCGAAATGTGTATGTCGCCAGTCTGCCGCTCAGCTTCGACGACCAACAGCTTCAGGACCTCTTTTCCCCTTACGGACGTATTGTTTCCGCACGTATCATGCGCGCCAAAAAGTCGCATGCGTCGAAGGGCTATGGCTTTGTCATGTTCCGTgaggccagcagcgccgaaaAAGCAATCGAAGGTCTGCACGGCCGTGTCGTGGATGGCTCGCGGATCCAAGTGCGTCGCGCAAACGCCGATGCGTCCATGACGTTCAGTAAAGTGTTGCACACACCCGTGGGCccgcgcagcacgccgtCCACGCAGAGCAACAGTGCCACGTCTGTTTTGCAGTACACCATCCCAGATGCCCCCGCGCAGCATGTCATGTACTCGGCAGCTCTTCCGCAGGCCGCCACCGGTCTGTACGCAGCACAGCCGTCAACCTCTTCGTATGCGATCATTGCGCCAAGGACCTTTCAAGGCCAGAATCCGACCCCCTTATCGATTAATCCAAGTTATGGTGCCATAATGAACTCCCATGTGCTTCAGGAACAGAACGGTGGCATCAGTGCCGCCTACTTTTCGCACATGCAGCCACATCAGGTGTCTGTGCaagctgtgcagcagcagcagcctgtCTACGTGGTGCTTCTCCCCAACGGACAGCATATCGTCCAGCCTAACCAGTTTTCCATGTAG